One segment of Alistipes finegoldii DSM 17242 DNA contains the following:
- a CDS encoding DUF4876 domain-containing protein has protein sequence MKKLFLILTTALFAAGFASCTDDPEETVNPVVVSEILRALGGNVLVNVPEENFDVNIPADAASWVQINKAESSGKALVLSVDENETGTERSTVVNVTRSGKSTVLATVTIKQSDITLQAGEFVIEEIYFTGTALPETGKPDRWLGDQYIKIRNNSDEDLYADGMMLILSSGLNSGMNSEMIEGKDFRKECCAGNAFYCIPGNGQDVLVKAGESLIVVNNAQNHTIGNPNSWDATKADFEWYDVSSNENYLDIDNPDVPNLDKWYASTLTVQVLHNRGFNAVAIAMPPVGLTAEQFLAEYPLKDAQYIFHSPNGSDYTLPLRNCYRVPNEWILDAVNTGCRDAYYIAPWDASLDAGYAWCGTADGDAGRFGKSVIRKSGSSGKLIDSNNSTNDFESNTKASLIK, from the coding sequence ATGAAAAAGCTTTTCTTAATTCTCACCACGGCCCTCTTCGCAGCGGGCTTCGCATCCTGCACCGACGATCCCGAAGAAACGGTCAATCCCGTCGTCGTATCCGAAATCTTGCGCGCGCTCGGCGGCAATGTGCTGGTAAACGTGCCCGAGGAAAATTTCGACGTGAATATTCCCGCCGATGCTGCGTCGTGGGTTCAGATCAATAAAGCCGAATCTTCGGGCAAAGCGCTGGTGCTGTCCGTCGATGAGAACGAAACGGGGACGGAACGTTCGACCGTCGTGAACGTGACGCGGAGCGGCAAGAGCACCGTTCTGGCGACCGTAACCATCAAACAGAGCGACATCACGCTGCAAGCCGGCGAATTCGTGATCGAGGAGATCTACTTCACAGGCACGGCGCTTCCCGAAACGGGAAAGCCTGACAGGTGGCTGGGCGACCAGTACATCAAGATCCGTAACAACTCCGACGAAGACCTCTATGCCGACGGCATGATGCTGATCCTTTCGAGCGGACTCAATTCGGGCATGAACAGCGAGATGATCGAAGGCAAGGACTTCCGCAAGGAGTGTTGTGCGGGCAATGCGTTCTACTGCATTCCCGGCAACGGACAGGATGTGCTGGTCAAAGCCGGCGAGTCGCTGATCGTCGTCAACAACGCCCAGAACCACACCATCGGCAACCCGAACTCGTGGGACGCCACGAAAGCCGATTTCGAGTGGTACGACGTTTCGTCGAACGAGAACTATCTGGATATCGACAACCCCGACGTGCCCAACCTCGACAAATGGTACGCTTCGACATTGACGGTCCAAGTGCTCCACAACCGCGGCTTCAACGCCGTGGCTATCGCCATGCCGCCCGTCGGCCTGACTGCAGAGCAGTTCCTCGCCGAATACCCGCTCAAAGACGCCCAGTATATCTTCCACTCCCCGAACGGCTCGGACTACACGCTGCCGCTGCGCAACTGCTACCGCGTGCCTAACGAATGGATACTCGACGCCGTGAACACAGGCTGCCGCGACGCATACTACATCGCCCCGTGGGACGCTTCGCTCGACGCAGGTTACGCATGGTGCGGTACGGCCGACGGAGATGCCGGCCGCTTCGGCAAGTCGGTGATCCGCAAGAGCGGTTCCAGCGGCAAACTCATCGACTCGAACAACTCGACCAACGACTTCGAGTCCAATACGAAGGCGTCGCTGATCAAGTAA
- a CDS encoding DUF6850 family outer membrane beta-barrel protein, whose translation MMKALFLSILALLPAAASAQRDTLGVLERSSVFSAEDERAVAGFHTESPAMMLYRSEQSLSQISLRIDLRREQEALLQPLGDGAFDGGFYAESYRRLSERSAAWADARYVRGNRRNVCWNSTADYLLLYPCITADSAGGNLSTEEYAFGGGYVHRVGRFDLAIRGDYRAGQEYRQVDPRPHNVVSDFTIKLGVGMQFPQYVLGLDLQGRLYKQDQDIDFFYPPGASSSELYMTGLGSYYTRYSLNSDSFNIGYDGKGCLLAAQLMPRHAKGWYARAAFESLTTDRLNKSNNTVPITRLKTRQATLSAAYRSGRWSLRAGGGYELRRSIEMIADRTGHSVIVDEQAMYKNRIWHADAEATVEWRCGTVNYMFSPRAEWRQSTATYAYPARRMRLAQFCGAVRGSAEWLRPQWRVKATAGIGCYVSPDEEVSLSNVLNNISEYLTYTAARLSGRAVSPEVSLRAERRLSRNLACFAEAGWTPRFYSGGLSEHVLTATFGILF comes from the coding sequence ATGATGAAGGCCCTTTTTCTGTCGATACTGGCGCTGCTGCCCGCCGCCGCTTCCGCCCAGCGCGATACGCTCGGCGTATTGGAGCGTTCTTCCGTTTTCAGCGCGGAGGACGAACGGGCCGTAGCCGGATTTCATACGGAGTCGCCCGCGATGATGCTCTACCGCAGCGAACAGTCGCTTTCGCAGATCTCGCTCCGCATCGACCTGCGCCGTGAGCAGGAGGCGCTGCTGCAACCGCTGGGCGACGGAGCCTTCGACGGGGGATTTTATGCCGAAAGCTACCGGCGGCTCAGCGAGCGGTCGGCAGCGTGGGCAGACGCCCGGTACGTCCGCGGCAACCGCCGCAACGTCTGCTGGAACTCCACGGCCGACTACCTGCTGCTCTATCCCTGCATCACGGCGGATTCCGCCGGAGGAAACCTCTCGACCGAGGAATATGCTTTCGGCGGCGGCTATGTCCACCGGGTGGGACGCTTCGACCTTGCGATCCGGGGCGACTACCGCGCCGGACAGGAATACCGTCAGGTCGATCCGCGGCCCCACAACGTCGTGTCGGATTTCACGATCAAACTCGGCGTAGGCATGCAGTTCCCTCAGTACGTTTTGGGGCTGGACCTGCAGGGGCGGCTCTATAAACAGGATCAGGACATAGACTTTTTCTATCCGCCCGGCGCCAGCTCTTCCGAGCTGTATATGACCGGACTGGGCAGTTATTACACCCGCTATTCACTGAACAGCGATAGTTTCAACATCGGCTATGACGGAAAGGGTTGTCTGCTGGCGGCACAGCTCATGCCGCGGCACGCGAAAGGCTGGTATGCCCGTGCCGCATTCGAAAGCCTTACGACGGATCGGCTCAACAAATCCAACAACACGGTCCCCATAACCCGGCTCAAAACCCGTCAGGCGACCCTCTCCGCAGCCTACCGCAGCGGCCGCTGGAGCCTGCGCGCCGGAGGCGGCTATGAACTGCGCCGCAGTATCGAAATGATAGCCGACCGTACGGGACACAGCGTCATCGTCGATGAACAGGCGATGTATAAGAACCGTATCTGGCACGCCGACGCCGAAGCGACCGTCGAATGGCGGTGCGGCACGGTGAATTACATGTTCAGTCCCCGCGCGGAATGGCGGCAGTCCACGGCCACGTACGCCTATCCGGCACGGCGGATGCGGCTCGCGCAGTTCTGCGGAGCGGTACGCGGCAGCGCAGAATGGCTCCGTCCGCAGTGGCGCGTGAAAGCGACGGCAGGAATCGGCTGTTACGTCTCGCCCGACGAGGAGGTTTCGCTCAGCAACGTGCTGAACAACATTTCGGAATACCTGACTTACACGGCGGCGCGGCTGAGCGGCCGGGCCGTCTCCCCCGAGGTGTCCCTGCGGGCCGAACGCCGCCTGAGCCGGAATCTGGCCTGCTTCGCCGAGGCGGGGTGGACGCCCCGGTTTTACAGCGGAGGATTGTCCGAACACGTTCTGACGGCGACGTTCGGCATCCTGTTCTAA
- a CDS encoding TonB-dependent receptor, whose protein sequence is MRLLLKYLLFILLPAYTYGQSGRPDAGITFEVTDSLHNPLAYATVALTPMSGGGKAYATTTDEEGRARFTLPANTYNADISYIGYVSQRMEVRPVSGSDMLRTVRLRTSDTQIREVVVTATQVRGPVSGVHIGRDAMNHIQPSSFGDLLELLPGGRASDPSFSSSNHIHLREIGTSNSDYQTTSLGVSFVMDGIPMSNDAGMTYNSGTTVGNNISLNRGVDMRTMPTDEIASVEIQQGIPSVEYGDLTSGLIKIKRKEGGRNLEARFKADLGSQLLYVGKGFEWGAPADLLTMNVGATWLNSHDDPRNTRQNYQRATGSWRMKKRWESTSAYRYTLGGSLDYTGSFDRQKSDRDIDEGPAGIPLERYKSSYNNVVAAVNFTAESKGANFFRSFDFSASVSSEFDLIDRWRYRANSGNVPIRTAVEEGVFDMEVLPVRYEATLQVDNKPFYANAKAVALLGADTPLSRNTIRIGAEWNMSKNYGGGLLYDVTRPFTDLMSSHPRRYDALPALHRLSAFLEDNTTITAGEWRIEIMAGLRTTAMANLGSRYTLQGKFHFDPRANLSVTLPAFDMAGDPMRITFAGGAGWHTKTPTLDQLFPEPDYSYYTRLNYFPADDESKRRINVEVFKHDPTNYDLKAARNFKWEVRGNAEWNGYGLSVTYFRENMTSGFRTSTDVLTRTYREYDTGPLKDMEFTGPPQLEWLPYKDKTVFQTVGVKTNGSRTFKQGIEFSLSTRRIRGLATKLIVSGAYFKTRYENSEPQYVLTTVQLAEGTPYPYIGLYDQDDNTFHEVCNTNFLLDTQIPKLGLIFSTSFQCQWFSGMKAEWCNPAPTSYLDLQLQEHPFTAESAADGILQHMIHDNVSKEAYLYRLTPFSMNVNLKISKRLYRDRLNIAIFVNRLFTYSPSYRNETSALVRRYSSPYFGMELNFKL, encoded by the coding sequence ATGCGGCTACTCCTGAAATATTTGCTATTTATCCTGCTGCCTGCGTACACGTACGGGCAGTCCGGCCGGCCCGACGCCGGGATCACGTTCGAAGTTACCGATTCCCTGCACAATCCGCTGGCGTATGCTACGGTGGCGCTGACTCCTATGTCGGGGGGAGGAAAGGCCTACGCGACGACGACCGATGAGGAGGGCCGGGCACGTTTCACCCTGCCCGCGAATACCTACAATGCGGATATCTCATATATCGGATATGTCTCCCAACGGATGGAGGTACGGCCCGTCAGCGGCAGCGACATGCTGCGGACCGTCCGGCTCCGGACAAGCGACACGCAGATCCGCGAGGTCGTAGTCACGGCGACCCAAGTGCGGGGACCGGTCTCGGGCGTGCATATCGGCCGGGACGCGATGAACCACATCCAGCCGTCGAGTTTCGGGGACCTGCTCGAACTGCTGCCCGGCGGACGGGCCTCCGACCCCTCGTTTTCCTCCTCGAACCACATTCATCTGCGCGAGATCGGCACCTCGAACAGCGATTACCAGACTACATCGCTCGGCGTTTCGTTCGTCATGGACGGAATTCCGATGTCGAACGACGCGGGCATGACATACAATTCGGGAACGACCGTCGGCAATAATATTTCATTGAACAGAGGCGTCGACATGCGCACGATGCCGACCGATGAAATAGCTTCGGTAGAGATTCAGCAGGGCATTCCGTCGGTCGAATACGGCGATCTGACCAGCGGACTGATCAAGATCAAGCGCAAGGAGGGAGGCCGCAACCTCGAAGCCCGCTTCAAAGCGGATCTGGGCAGCCAGCTGCTCTATGTCGGCAAAGGATTCGAATGGGGCGCTCCGGCCGACCTGCTGACGATGAACGTCGGCGCGACATGGCTCAACTCCCACGACGACCCGCGCAATACGCGCCAGAACTACCAGCGTGCGACCGGATCGTGGCGCATGAAGAAACGCTGGGAAAGCACCTCGGCCTACCGTTACACGTTGGGCGGATCGCTCGACTACACCGGCTCTTTCGACCGCCAAAAAAGCGACCGGGATATCGACGAAGGCCCGGCGGGCATCCCCCTCGAACGCTACAAATCGAGTTACAACAACGTCGTCGCGGCGGTGAATTTCACCGCCGAATCCAAGGGTGCGAATTTTTTCCGCAGCTTCGATTTTTCCGCTTCCGTCTCTTCCGAATTCGACCTGATCGACCGCTGGCGTTACCGAGCGAACAGCGGCAACGTCCCTATACGCACGGCAGTCGAAGAGGGCGTCTTCGATATGGAAGTGCTGCCGGTCCGCTATGAAGCGACCCTGCAGGTGGACAACAAACCGTTCTACGCCAACGCCAAGGCGGTAGCCCTGCTGGGAGCCGACACCCCGCTGAGCCGCAACACGATCCGCATCGGAGCCGAATGGAACATGTCGAAAAATTACGGCGGCGGTCTGCTTTACGACGTGACGCGCCCATTTACCGACCTGATGAGTTCCCATCCGCGGCGTTACGACGCCCTGCCGGCGCTGCACCGGCTCTCGGCGTTTCTGGAGGACAATACGACGATTACGGCCGGCGAGTGGCGGATCGAGATAATGGCCGGACTGCGTACGACGGCCATGGCCAATCTCGGAAGCCGTTACACCCTGCAGGGCAAATTCCATTTCGATCCGCGTGCCAACCTCTCGGTGACGCTTCCGGCGTTCGACATGGCAGGCGACCCGATGCGCATCACATTCGCGGGCGGCGCGGGATGGCACACCAAAACGCCTACGCTCGACCAGCTCTTCCCCGAACCGGACTACTCCTATTACACGCGGCTCAACTATTTCCCGGCGGACGACGAATCGAAACGCCGTATCAATGTGGAAGTCTTCAAGCACGACCCCACCAATTACGACCTGAAGGCGGCGCGGAACTTCAAATGGGAGGTGCGCGGCAATGCGGAGTGGAACGGATACGGATTGTCGGTAACCTATTTCCGGGAGAATATGACCTCGGGATTCCGCACCTCGACCGACGTACTCACCCGGACCTACCGCGAATACGACACCGGACCGCTCAAGGATATGGAGTTCACCGGACCGCCGCAGCTCGAATGGCTTCCCTACAAGGACAAAACGGTATTCCAGACCGTCGGCGTCAAGACCAACGGAAGCCGCACATTCAAGCAGGGCATCGAATTCTCGCTCTCCACGCGGCGCATCCGGGGGCTGGCCACGAAACTCATCGTCTCGGGCGCCTATTTCAAAACCCGCTATGAGAACAGCGAACCCCAGTACGTCCTGACGACCGTACAGCTCGCAGAAGGGACGCCCTATCCTTACATCGGGCTTTACGATCAGGACGACAACACGTTTCACGAAGTATGCAACACCAATTTCCTGCTCGACACCCAGATTCCCAAACTGGGGCTGATTTTCTCCACGTCGTTCCAATGCCAGTGGTTTTCCGGCATGAAGGCCGAATGGTGCAATCCTGCGCCGACCAGCTACCTCGACCTGCAGTTACAGGAACATCCGTTTACGGCCGAGTCGGCAGCCGACGGTATTTTGCAGCATATGATCCACGACAACGTATCGAAAGAAGCCTATCTCTACCGTCTCACGCCTTTCAGTATGAACGTCAATCTCAAAATCTCGAAACGGCTTTACCGCGACCGGCTCAACATTGCGATTTTCGTAAACCGGCTGTTCACATACAGTCCTTCGTACAGAAACGAGACCAGCGCACTGGTACGCCGCTATTCCAGCCCCTATTTCGGCATGGAACTCAACTTCAAACTGTAA
- a CDS encoding flavodoxin: MTGIFFGSTMGTTEAVAADIAKQLGVADADVHNVADTPAGEVQKYDLLVLGSSTWGAGELQDDWYGFLDQLKAQDLSGKKVALFGCGDSGSYPDTFCDAVGLIYDGLQQSGCTFVGAYAPEGYDETGSLVCRGGKFVGLAVDESAPDKTDRRVAAWCEQIKNE, encoded by the coding sequence ATGACTGGTATCTTTTTCGGCAGTACGATGGGCACGACCGAGGCCGTGGCTGCGGATATTGCCAAACAATTGGGCGTCGCGGACGCCGATGTACACAATGTGGCCGATACGCCGGCCGGCGAAGTGCAGAAATACGACCTGCTCGTGCTGGGTTCTTCGACGTGGGGCGCAGGCGAATTGCAGGACGACTGGTACGGCTTTTTGGATCAGCTGAAGGCGCAGGATCTGAGCGGTAAAAAGGTGGCGCTTTTCGGCTGCGGCGACAGCGGTTCCTATCCCGATACGTTCTGCGATGCCGTCGGGCTGATTTACGACGGCTTGCAGCAGAGCGGCTGCACGTTCGTCGGAGCCTATGCGCCCGAAGGGTATGACGAAACAGGTTCGCTGGTCTGCCGCGGCGGAAAGTTCGTGGGACTTGCCGTCGATGAAAGCGCGCCCGACAAGACCGACCGGCGGGTTGCCGCATGGTGCGAACAGATTAAAAACGAGTAA
- a CDS encoding DUF2023 family protein, whose amino-acid sequence MSAEEFSRYDSMKLFLHQIYEFQKGVRSLVLCTMCRTCASLLSERLERLGIAYRIQSVTDSKVNLYFGNRMCLETVATFIHKPLNELSAEEDFMLGAMLGYDIAGQCERYCKRKSPGVSSEQAAVN is encoded by the coding sequence ATGAGCGCCGAGGAGTTCAGCCGTTACGATTCGATGAAGCTGTTCCTGCACCAGATTTACGAGTTCCAGAAAGGTGTACGGAGTCTGGTGCTCTGCACGATGTGCCGCACCTGCGCTTCTCTGCTCTCCGAGCGGCTGGAAAGGCTGGGTATCGCTTACCGGATTCAGTCGGTGACCGACAGCAAGGTGAATCTTTACTTCGGCAACCGCATGTGTCTGGAGACCGTGGCGACATTCATCCACAAGCCGCTCAACGAACTCTCCGCCGAGGAGGATTTCATGCTCGGCGCGATGCTCGGCTACGACATCGCCGGGCAGTGCGAACGTTATTGCAAACGAAAGTCTCCGGGTGTTTCATCAGAACAAGCGGCGGTCAACTGA
- a CDS encoding relaxase/mobilization nuclease domain-containing protein, whose product MDKDEAEVLLWQKMLEPFDKHGRMDIDACMDSFRPYLEANRRTTNTVFHVLLNPSPEDKLTGEQLRETAKEYMERMGYGDQPYIVFKHNDISREHLHLVSLRVDENGHKLSHDFETE is encoded by the coding sequence GTGGATAAGGATGAAGCCGAAGTGCTCCTCTGGCAGAAGATGCTCGAACCGTTCGATAAACACGGGCGAATGGATATCGACGCTTGTATGGATAGTTTCCGGCCATACCTCGAAGCCAACCGCAGAACGACCAATACGGTATTCCATGTTTTACTGAATCCTTCGCCCGAAGACAAACTGACAGGCGAACAGTTACGGGAAACCGCCAAGGAGTATATGGAACGTATGGGATATGGAGATCAACCTTATATTGTTTTCAAGCATAATGACATTTCCAGAGAGCATCTCCATCTGGTATCGTTGCGTGTCGATGAGAACGGACATAAGCTGTCGCATGATTTCGAAACAGAATAA